Proteins encoded in a region of the Trypanosoma brucei brucei TREU927 chromosome 5, complete sequence genome:
- a CDS encoding protein kinase, putative has protein sequence MVVRPLFCMLVFVAFVTILFGANVVYLLGEAESSTLRRATNGTLKDSDDSWVPFDSEMAIGRAYSAVVWLNGSLVIIGGCRDVACTQRVNAVDIVDPSDQTEPQHMELPIKLGGRGLGSGAHGNATPLMVAGPTSAVRVDDIDDQNNSGVYVVGACSYYYPERDGFPQSPLVREQYASIWALSNDMTKVVDHFLIQSWVSDSRGAEAEERVGDSVPAGTVLRANATCASHGHLLFIVGGVDMNTGGVIGTVDVYDTQKRQYHPDIFNLTTAVRNPLVTLDNALMYVVGGEVHHDGPLEQRESELFRECSEGHKWVNATDNSGEVSSVGLWCPTPAVQVVMLVESDPLVNDDNSSKTSASLSLSLIPGVPCNMELSIPSPQKRHMFAFNGRLCVMMNSSFVNCLDIEKLFNHTNPNNGNDSSPDMWEPLIGGRSPLPTEISTPFAFPLSTGLLGATMVFFNIGGFDADGTASTRLFYRASDVAVTSVAEVRAVIPVGVPLNLTLRPPRSGFVRLSSNVRCTDNVAGTTDAQVFQQEDEATVAVFYPMGEATRVFVCFANGFVPLPCVDRGCPAAVEMSLLYTPVTFTPFRIHHEVTPQPQEGLNRKLLYTIGVFTTCLAGLIVVVVTTTVISRPVTAGGPDGDYTVHLLAKEERKTIGSRISPKRAGGRRQFVAEPDRSHRRKVAEAASGSAATPRNLRIAGDGANFRTEMDMVVKNTTRDSRYEVVRRIGEGAFSSVYLVKHRRSKQQFALKYLVCRDNKERLDALRECETINSLQGHPNIIRIVEMFMNYEFTGGNESPSTPQAFLAHAMTSPYVFQPKRGSCAFASKEINCSRLDAPLLDAGIPRAPAGPHGEKRNIPEVPASQKPLAEPQKVDITDPARSHTAKGTDEVSYMPPPSIGKRSKEDNLVSTAPPPSASAASVSTHCGSVRSSNHAQPPPDVHETSPPNAPTRLTTSSAVGAEGNSATVAVRTVGTPSQLTTPARQQAIVVHYPNFAQPTEPMPSPIVQQQQQGENNDQCEQQQQEGESLTTSKRTSYAPRGGIHYKDFDIAISASGVARCPQPALPPTPTLPNYVQPAAGSVQYTNFVAEDLCACAPTHCSVPAMSKPKSVADAVRAARLQRNSSTKVLTAEIDTSSILGGHIGREGRVSSLQTVATYQPSLMGQQVQRSERGRNNVCSHSLGAVTNTNHRVDGTQTPGRQPYSMGNGVVILPTNDNVPPASLCHSPLKPVAEVRERSSQPSPDQGLAHSRYLGLVMEYHPLGDLCGYAMRHSATHNPKVRSQLEREKLQAACAYEEKLNKRDEDTSDGVRLISSNSQSPLLPPEVTAPRLFCGEDSCGSSPCGRAAAPDRRVGAASTSNCGSGMNDIYKKLEDMFVMRENPFTEPQLLSIAYQLSSVLHHLHSQRPPIVHRDLKPENILIRGNPLDCSGSSRHEHGGSKSHHGCNREGGSKEGKDVTSPLAVAVEVFDETPKERGKSPRSTSRGGCPTRITADIIPIVVTDFGLAFVLEGRRKMGRGGGTRPYIAPECWVGQTSTASDLWSLGCVLYALATARVTVQTVRLMYEEAEREGFAAMVMNDILARNYSLEFASFVLSLLVTDPDKRLTAKMAMHCFEVVGENFEATHVQFNPNSPFFSNVQEL, from the coding sequence atgGTTGTGCGGCCATTGTTCTGTATGTTGGTGTTTGTAGCTTTTGTAACAATTTTGTTTGGCGCAAATGTTGTTTATCTGTTGGGTGAGGCAGAATCTTCAACTCTTAGGCGCGCGACCAATGGTACATTGAAGGATTCTGATGATTCATGGGTACCGTTTGACTCGGAAATGGCGATTGGTCGAGCATACAGTGCCGTTGTGTGGTTAAATGGTTCCCTCGTCATCATTGGTGGTTGTAGAGATGTTGCGTGTACTCAGCGCGTCAATGCCGTTGACATTGTGGACCCCAGTGATCAAACGGAGCCACAGCACATGGAACTTCCCATCAAACTGGGCGGTCGAGGACTTGGTAGTGGGGCACACGGGAATGCAACACCTCTTATGGTGGCTGGCCCCACGAGTGCAGTACGGGTAGATGATATTGATGACCAAAACAATTCGGGCGTATATGTTGTTGGTGCCTGCAGTTATTACTACCCTGAGAGGGATGGGTTTCCGCAGTCCCCGTTGGTTAGGGAGCAGTACGCGAGCATATGGGCACTCTCTAATGATATGACCAAAGTTGTGGATCACTTTCTCATACAGTCATGGGTCAGTGACTCAAGGGGAGCAGAGGCGGAAGAGCGCGTGGGTGACAGTGTACCAGCGGGCACAGTACTTCGTGCCAACGCTACATGTGCCTCACATGGCCATTTACTCTTCATCGTGGGCGGAGTTGATATGAACACGGGCGGAGTTATTGGCACTGTGGATGTGTATGATACACAGAAACGGCAGTACCATCCCGATATCTTCAACCTCACAACGGCAGTGCGAAACCCGCTCGTCACACTTGATAACGCACTTATGTATGTTGTCGGTGGTGAGGTGCATCATGACGGGCCCCTTGAGCAGCGGGAATCGGAACTGTTTCGCGAGTGCTCAGAGGGGCACAAATGGGTCAATGCGACAGACAATTCCGGTGAAGTATCTTCCGTGGGTTTGTGGTGTCCTACACCCGCAGTGCAGGTTGTTATGCTTGTTGAAAGTGATCCGCTTGTAAATGACGACAACAGTAGCAAAACTAGTGCGTCCCTTTCCTTGTCTCTTATACCTGGTGTGCCATGTAACATGGAACTGAGCATTCCCAGTCCTCAAAAAAGGCATATGTTTGCCTTCAACGGTAGGTTGTGCGTTATGATGAATAGTAGTTTCGTCAATTGCCTCGACATTGAGAAACTTTTCAACCACACAAATCCCAACAACGGAAATGATAGCAGCCCAGATATGTGGGAACCGCTGATTGGCGGTAGAAGCCCACTTCCAACTGAGATATCAACACCCTTTGCTTTCCCACTCTCAACTGGACTTCTTGGTGCAACCATGGTGTTCTTTAATATTGGTGGTTTCGATGCTGATGGTACGGCTTCCACTCGTCTCTTCTACCGTGCGAGTGATGTTGCGGTCACAAGCGTAGCTGAGGTGCGTGCTGTAATACCCGTTGGTGTCCCGCTTAACCTCACCTTGCGGCCACCCCGCAGCGGATTTGTGCGGTTGTCTAGTAATGTCCGCTGTACGGATAACGTGGCGGGGACTACGGACGCACAAGTATTCCAGCAAGAGGACGAAGCGACGGTGGCGGTGTTCTACCCAATGGGTGAGGCAACGCGTGTTTTCGTGTGCTTTGCCAATGGTTTTGTACCTCTCCCTTGTGTGGACAGAGGTTGCCCTGCAGCGGTAGAAATGTCTCTTCTCTATACTCCGGTCACCTTCACGCCGTTCAGAATTCATCATGAGGTGACTCCGCAACCCCAGGAAGGTCTAAACCGCAAACTTCTGTACACTATTGGCGTCTTTACCACTTGCCTCGCTGGTCTTatcgtggtggtggtgacaaCAACGGTAATTTCTCGTCCTGTAACCGCTGGGGGACCCGATGGGGACTATACTGTACATCTTCTtgcgaaggaagagagaaagacaATTGGTAGCAGAATATCTCCCAAAAGGGCAGGCGGGAGAAGGCAGTTCGTGGCAGAACCAGATAGAAGCCATAGGAGGAAAGTTGCCGAAGCCGCAAGTGGGTCGGCTGCAACTCCGCGGAATCTAAGAATTGCTGGGGATGGTGCAAATTTCAGAACAGAGATGGATATGGTGGTAAAGAACACTACACGGGACTCGCGCTACGAGGTGGTACGACGTATTGGAGAAGGTGCATTTTCGTCTGTATATTTGGTCAAGCATAGACGCAGCAAACAGCAGTTCGCTCTCAAATACCTTGTGTGCAGAGATAACAAAGAACGCTTAGACGCACTAAGGGAGTGTGAAACAATTAACTCCCTGCAGGGCCACCCAAACATTATACGAATTGTGGAAATGTTCATGAATTATGAGTTTACAGGTGGTAATGAATCTCCTTCAACACCACAGGCCTTCTTGGCGCATGCGATGACATCTCCATATGTTTTTCAGCCGAAGCGAGGATCTTGTGCGTTTGCATCGAAGGAAATAAATTGTTCGCGCCTCGACGCACCTCTGTTGGATGCAGGTATCCCGCGTGCACCTGCGGGACCGCATGGAGAAAAACGTAATATACCTGAAGTGCCGGCAAGTCAGAAACCGTTGGCTGAACCTCAGAAGGTCGATATCACAGATCCTGCGAGATCACACACGGCTAAAGGTACGGATGAAGTGTCTTATATGCCACCACCGTCGATCGGCAAGCGGAGTAAAGAGGACAATCTGGTCTCCACTGCACCTCCTCCATCAGCATCTGCTGCCTCGGTGTCAACACATTGTGGAAGTGTACGGTCTTCAAACCACGCACAGCCTCCTCCTGATGTGCATGAAACATCACCGCCAAATGCACCGACCCGTTTAACCACGTCCAGTGCTGTTGGAGCAGAGGGGAACTCGGCAACTGTAGCAGTAAGGACCGTAGGTACACCATCGCAGCTAACTACACCAGCCCGACAGCAAGCCATCGTGGTTCACTACCCCAACTTTGCGCAACCCACGGAACCAATGCCGTCCCCTATagttcaacaacaacaacagggcgAAAACAACGACCAGTgcgagcagcaacagcaggagGGCGAATCACTTACCACTTCAAAGAGAACAAGCTATGCTCCACGGGGTGGAATACACTACAAGGACTTCGATATCGCAATATCTGCTTCTGGTGTCGCCAGATGTCCACAACCGGCATTACCGCCAACACCCACATTACCCAATTACGTGCAACCGGCCGCCGGAAGTGTGCAATACACCAACTTTGTGGCGGAGGACTTATGCGCCTGCGCACCTACGCATTGTTCGGTGCCGGCGATGTCCAAACCGAAGTCGGTCGCAGACGCCGTGCGTGCAGCTCGCCTCCAGAGGAATAGCTCAACTAAAGTGTTGACTGCAGAAATTGACACTTCTAGTATTTTAGGTGGCCACATTGGAAGGGAGGGTCGCGTGTCATCTTTGCAAACAGTGGCGACATATCAACCGTCACTGATGGGGCAGCAGGTTCAACGTAGTGAAAGAGGCCGAAACAATGTTTGTTCTCACTCGCTTGGTGCCGTGACTAACACCAACCATAGGGTGGACGGCACACAAACACCGGGGAGACAGCCATACTCAATGGGAAATGGAGTTGTTATATTACCAACGAATGATAATGTACCTCCAGCTTCACTCTGCCACTCACCACTCAAACCAGTGGCTGAAGTGAGGGAACGTTCTTCACAGCCATCACCGGACCAAGGACTAGCTCATAGCCGCTATCTAGGACTTGTCATGGAGTATCATCCGCTTGGTGACCTCTGTGGTTACGCTATGCGACACTCCGCTACCCATAACCCCAAGGTTCGCTCCCAActagagagggaaaagctGCAAGCAGCATGTGCATATGAAGAAAAACTTAATAAACGAGATGAGGATACTTCGGACGGGGTGCGTCTAATTTCCTCTAACAGTCAAAGCCCGCTTCTCCCTCCAGAAGTCACTGCGCCGAGGTTGTTTTGTGGAGAAGACTCTTGCGGTTCATCGCCATGTGGGCGAGCCGCAGCACCCGACCGTAGAGTAGGTGCGGCTTCCACTAGTAACTGTGGCAGTGGTATGAATGACATATACAAGAAACTGGAGGACATGTTTGTGATGCGCGAAAACCCCTTCACGGAGCCGCAACTACTCTCAATTGCATACCAACTTTCTTCGGTTCTTCACCACTTGCACTCGCAGCGCCCGCCTATAGTACACCGCGATCTTAAGCCCGAAAATATCCTTATTCGTGGGAATCCCCTTGACTGCAGTGGGAGCTCGCGCCATGAGCATGGGGGCAGCAAATCTCATCACGGTTGCAACAGGGAAGGTGGAAgcaaggaggggaaagacGTTACCTCTCCGCTTGCCGTTGCAGTTGAGGTGTTTGACGAAACGccgaaggaaaggggaaagtcACCGCGGTCCACCAGTCGCGGTGGTTGCCCAACGAGAATTACAGCAGATATCATTCCTATTGTTGTAACGGACTTTGGCCTTGCTTTTGTGCTAGAGGGGCGCCGCAAGATGGGGCGAGGAGGTGGCACACGACCGTACATTGCACCGGAGTGTTGGGTTGGTCAAACCTCTACAGCAAGCGACTTGTGGAGCCTCGGTTGCGTGCTGTATGCTCTTGCAACAGCCCGTGTAACGGTACAGACGGTGCGTCTGATGTACGAGGAGGCCGAACGGGAGGGTTTTGCTGCCATGGTGATGAACGACATCCTGGCGCGAAACTATTCGCTGGAATTTGCTAGTTTCGTTCTATCACTACTGGTGACCGATCCCGACAAGCGGCTAACTGCAAAAATGGCAATGCATTGTTTTGAGGTTGTGGGTGAAAACTTTGAGGCAACGCATGTTCAATTCAACCCTAATAGCCCCTTCTTCAGTAATGTCCAGGAGCTTTAA
- a CDS encoding translation initiation factor, putative has protein sequence MAEQPEVSKELRLGGRSRGANAAGDNRRSKAPRASEAVPYEEATTLKDPFVTSSVSGPTTTTTNPPPPVAPSPVVAEDIFAIAYDTYSAADLHALLQQVTRSEVERRMAEFDQQRRKTNHAPRVERFLDVTGSSSSNNNNSNGTGSEVCTGYTYNDMLQRIFIALNRNKESSGMSERNQLPVPQVEKISKKKVVIVNFRRICEVFSRPIEDVKDYIEKELSVGGNLDSNDSLILKYEIQKVTDFDKILIKYLDEYVKCNSCHKIDTTLTKEGRRMELRCNWCTATRSVQAVGSATYSAQVGKRSRARRQAMTL, from the coding sequence ATGGCTGAACAACCGGAAGTTTCAAAAGAGTTACGGCTTGGGGGCCGTTCCCGAGGGGCAAATGCCGCTGGTGACAACCGCCGCTCCAAAGCTCCGCGCGCGAGTGAAGCGGTACCGTATGAGGAGGCCACGACATTAAAAGATCCCTTCGTAACATCCAGCGTTTCGGGCCcaaccacaaccacaacaaatcCTCCACCGCCGGTAGCACCGAGTCCCGTAGTCGCAGAGGATATTTTTGCAATAGCATACGACACGTACAGCGCGGCAGATCTTCACGCGTTGCTTCAACAAGTAACTCGAAGCGAAGTGGAGCGGCGGATGGCCGAGTTTGATCAGCAACGGCGGAAAACAAATCATGCGCCTCGTGTGGAACGTTTCCTCGACGTTaccggcagcagcagcagcaacaacaacaactccaACGGCACGGGCTCTGAGGTTTGCACTGGATATACCTACAATGATATGCTGCAGCGAATCTTTATTGCGCTAAACCGTAACAAAGAGAGCAGCGGCATGTCGGAGCGCAATCAGCTACCTGTGCCGCAGGTggagaaaataagtaaaaagaaggttGTTATTGTCAACTTTCGCAGAATATGTGAGGTGTTCAGCCGCCCTATTGAGGATGTGAAGGATTATATTGAGAAGGAGCTCTCTGTTGGTGGGAACCTTGACAGCAACGACTCTCTCATTCTCAAGTATGAAATTCAGAAAGTGACAGATTTCGATAAAATTTTGATAAAGTATTTGGACGAGTACGTGAAGTGTAACTCATGCCACAAGATTGACACCACACTAACGAAGGAGGGTAGGCGTATGGAATTGCGGTGCAATTGGTGCACAGCTACGCGCTCTGTGCAAGCAGTAGGATCGGCAACGTACAGTGCGCAGGTTGGCAAACGTTCCCGTGCACGACGCCAAGCCATGACACTTTAG